The region ATGGCAATGGTGGCCTCAGGTTGACTCGCAATTCTTCACTGGCCCGGCTTTTTGAGCATCACCAGCAGCATGACCAGCGGCGTTTCGGCGCGAACACAGTGCTTCATGTTCGCGGGCATGTGTATCCACGAGCCCTGACCCGCGTCTACCTTGTCCGCCCCAAGTCCTATCCTGGCCTTCCCCATTAGGATGTGCAGTAGCGCGGGAACCGAAGCGGTGTGTTCCGAGAGTTCCTGTCCTTGGGAAAATGTAAACAACACCGCCTTCGAATACGGCGTGTTCAGTATCGTGCGCGTCAGAATTCCCTCGGCTGGGATTTCCTGAGCGGCCAGCAAGTCGGGCACGAACGTGTAATCATTGGTCGAAGCATCCATCATGATCCACTCTCCGGCGCATAGCGGAGCGGGCGGTCCATTTCAGTTTCTTGAATCCACGTATGTTCCGGACGCGCGAGGATCTGATCGATCACCTGGTTCACCGCGTCGGCAGCCTCCTTGTTTCCAGCCTCCGTCGCGTGGGCCGTGATTTCACGGGCTTCCGGAATCAAATGCATGTAAAACCGATCTGCGACTTCATACATGCCGTGCCAGTGGGTGTAGTCCGGCGCCATCATGGATGCGCCATGCCGGGCCCGGCGCCCTTCATGATGCCAGAGATAGAACCAAGTCCATTCAATCTTTTCGTCGAACTGCGCTTTGGTAATGAGTCCGTGGTCCTGCAGCGCCTTCATGATCGCGGTGCCGGGCTTGCCGAATTTTTCGTTGTAGAGAATTACCAAGTCGTCGTACTGCTTATAGAACGACGACACGTAATCCGGCGTGTGGCAGTGCGAGCAGACTTCCTGCATTCTTCCGCGTTTTTCCTGCCAGGTGCTGGCCGTCAGCGCCTGCCGCTTTGCGGGATCGGCCTCAGTCACGATCTTGCCGTTCGCATCGGTATCGAGCAGAAGGCTGATCGGTGGGCGATTGGTCCAGGAAATGCGTATTCCAGGGTCGTGCGTCACCTTTCCGCCATTGCGGGAATGTCCGGACATGTGACAGGTGGCGCAGGTGGGCGCTTGCGAATAGTCCTTGCCCAGTACCCAACTCTTGGAATCGAGATTCATCTTTTCCCGAAGGTCACGGTACGCGACGCCGTGCTTTGATTCTTCGTAGATTTCCTTTTGCGGATGGTCCGGGCCCAGATGGCACTTGCCGCAATTCTCCGGCTGCCGCGCCCGCCGGGGGGAGAAATCGTGGCGGCTGTGACAAGCACTGCACGAACCCAGCGAACCATCGAGGTTCAGTCTTCCAATGCCCGTGTTCGGCCACGAGTCCGAGTGAAACTTCGGCTTGCCGTTCTGATCCTTCAAGATTCTGGCGACGGCATCGAGATTGGTTGGTTTGCCCTGGGCGTCGGGCTTGAGATCATCGACGGTGATCTTGCCGCCATCAGTGGACACCAGTGCCACCTTGCTGCCGTGGCATTGCTGACACCCGAGCATCGCACTGGCCATCCCATTGACCTTGTCGACCGCCATCATGCCGGGCGTGGGCGAGTGCGGGTTGAACGGGCCGCGATTGCCCTCCACGGTTTCAGCAAGGAAGTTGTCCAGGGAGGCAAGGATATTGCCCGCCGCCGCGTGGTGGCTGCGCTCGAACTCGCCGTATTCCGTGGGATGGCATCGGGAGCAATCGCGCGGGCTGACCACCGTGGCGATGTGGACCCCGTAGTGGTCAAACCCGTCGGCATCGGCCAATTCGGCCTGATGGCATTCGACGCAGCCGACACCCTTCGCGGCATGTGTGCTGCCTCGCCAGTGATCGACAATGCCGCGCGTCGACTCGGTATGACATGTAATGCAATCGCGACTGGATTCCGGCACGATGGTGAGCAGGGTCGACATTGGCATTTCCTCGGGTGTCAGGCCCTTGCGCGTTTCCATTTCGGCAACCATGATGAGCGCGACACAAAGCGAAACTCCGAGGATAAAAACAACAATACGCTTGGTATTGAGAGACATCAGACCACGGCCTCCCAGACTGTCAAAACGAGGAACGAAACAAATGCAACAATGCCCACATAAACGCCGATGTCCTTACCCGGCGCAAGCCGCTGAAGGACTGCGTCGACCCATGGCCACAGCACGACCAACCCCGCAAGCGCCCCTGTCATGAACACGGCGGCTTGCAGGCCCGTCAGTTTGAGCAGCCGAAACTGGAAGAAGAAATACCACTCCGGCTTGATATGCTCGGGCGTAACGAGTGGGTTCGCTTTCTCATGCAGCTCCGCCGGAAACACAAGTGAAAGCAGGGTCAAGAGAAATAACAGCAGCGTGCCAATCATCAATTCAGTAATCAGATGATCCGGATAGAAGCTGAAAGGCTTGTCGTCGCCCTTGCCTTCGATGAAGCGGTCATGTCTGGCTGCTCCATAAACCACACTAACTGCCAGGACCACGGCGGCCATGATCCAGACCGCCTGATTCGCTGCTTCATTGACTGCCAGATCAAAAACAAGCTTGCCCATGGACAGAATGCCCACAAAGAGCCACAGTAATAGGCCATAGGTGTGTCCGTGATGAAGCAGTACGGCCGTCGTGGCCAGAATGACGGAACCCACCATCCAGAATACGCGACTGCTTTCATAGCTCAGCTCATATGTGATCATCTTCACGGGAAACGGATTCCGAACCGCCATCATGATTGCCGCCAGCGCGCCGATAGCGGCCAAGAGTGCTATGAGCCGCACGCCCGGCAATGCGGACGCAAGACGAACGCTTCCGCCGGGTCGTTTACGCGGATCTTCGAACGAGAGTTCCGAAACACCATGAATTCGCAGAATGGCAATGTGCAGGCCGATGAGTAATATCATCGTTACCGGAAGAATGCCGACGTGCAGATTGTACATGCGCGTCAGGGTGTTCGGCCCGATGCTGTCGCCGCCCTTCATGAAGGTGGCCAGCGCGCTGCCGACGATCGGTGCCGTCGCCGTCAGCTCAGTAGCGACCGTGATTCCCCAGTAGGACAGCTGCTCATACACCAGCGAGTAACCGGTAAAGCCCATGACAAAAGTGCAACCGAGCAGCCCACATCCGACCAGCCAATTGAGCTGACGCGGATGTCGGAACGCACAGGAAAAGAAAACACGGCACATGTGCAGGATCACCGTAATGATCATCAGGTTGGCCGCCCACTTGTGAATACTGCGGACGAACCACCCGTAGGAGACGGTGTTTGTTATGGCCGATACGCTTTCGTAGGCGTGATCCGGTGACGGAACGTAATAGAACGAAAGCAGAATCCCTGTCGTGAGTTGAATGAAGAAAAGGTATGCGGGCGTGCCTCCCAATGCGAACCACCACCGTTTGATGTGGCCGGGCACGGGTTCATTGGTAACTTCCTGCACCCGCCCCCAATCAAGCGGGAGCATTTGCCAGAGGCGTCCGCCGGCGGATCGGGCTCGGATGGGTTCACCATTCTGAGTTTCAGACGCCATAGTCACCCTTTCCGGTAACCATGATCGACACCCATCCGTTTTCCCGGTTCACTCGAACTTCGAATGTCGATAGATTTTTCTTTTCCTTGGCCGGCGGGCCTGAAACGGCGACACCGTTCCTGTCAAAGACGCCGTTGTGGCACGGACAGAGGAATTCGCCGCGTCCGGCATCCCAATGCACGCGGCAGCCCAGGTGGGGGCACTTGCTCGAAAGCGCTTTGAACCCGGCCGCGGGGTTGTTCCGATCGTCGGAAATGCGGGCAAGCGCAATCTCTTCGCCGCGAGGATCCTTGACCATGATGCTCGAGCCGACCTTGAGATCGTTCAAAGTGCCTACGAACATTTCTCGGCGGGGAGTGTGCCGTCTGAGCGGAACCAGGTACTGAAGAAAATTCCAGAGCCCGACGCCGTACCCCGCCACAACGCCCGCAACCATGAGGCAGGTCGAAAAAAAAACGCGCCGGGAGGGTGCTGCCGATTTTCGGTCGATGGGACATTGGGATGGTGTTCGGTCCGACATGTTGTGCATTGTTCTATACAGACTGTCACAGCTCTGCAAGAGAAATCGCAACGCCCGGCCGCCTGGATGGTTCGGCGGACGAGACACAGCATAATAAGATACAGATATAGTTTTATCGACGCAAGGCGTCAATGTGGCCGGAAGCCATGATTTATGTCTATCAGCCCTTGGTGTAATCATCCGTTCCGTTGTACAGGACGCGTAACGCATTCGGTCGAAGTTTGACCGGAGATCTGGCGTTCGCGATTCGGCTCCGAGAGGTATTTGCGAA is a window of Phycisphaerae bacterium DNA encoding:
- a CDS encoding cupin domain-containing protein, whose protein sequence is MDASTNDYTFVPDLLAAQEIPAEGILTRTILNTPYSKAVLFTFSQGQELSEHTASVPALLHILMGKARIGLGADKVDAGQGSWIHMPANMKHCVRAETPLVMLLVMLKKPGQ
- a CDS encoding hydroxylamine oxidoreductase, coding for MVAEMETRKGLTPEEMPMSTLLTIVPESSRDCITCHTESTRGIVDHWRGSTHAAKGVGCVECHQAELADADGFDHYGVHIATVVSPRDCSRCHPTEYGEFERSHHAAAGNILASLDNFLAETVEGNRGPFNPHSPTPGMMAVDKVNGMASAMLGCQQCHGSKVALVSTDGGKITVDDLKPDAQGKPTNLDAVARILKDQNGKPKFHSDSWPNTGIGRLNLDGSLGSCSACHSRHDFSPRRARQPENCGKCHLGPDHPQKEIYEESKHGVAYRDLREKMNLDSKSWVLGKDYSQAPTCATCHMSGHSRNGGKVTHDPGIRISWTNRPPISLLLDTDANGKIVTEADPAKRQALTASTWQEKRGRMQEVCSHCHTPDYVSSFYKQYDDLVILYNEKFGKPGTAIMKALQDHGLITKAQFDEKIEWTWFYLWHHEGRRARHGASMMAPDYTHWHGMYEVADRFYMHLIPEAREITAHATEAGNKEAADAVNQVIDQILARPEHTWIQETEMDRPLRYAPESGS
- a CDS encoding cytochrome b N-terminal domain-containing protein, with amino-acid sequence MASETQNGEPIRARSAGGRLWQMLPLDWGRVQEVTNEPVPGHIKRWWFALGGTPAYLFFIQLTTGILLSFYYVPSPDHAYESVSAITNTVSYGWFVRSIHKWAANLMIITVILHMCRVFFSCAFRHPRQLNWLVGCGLLGCTFVMGFTGYSLVYEQLSYWGITVATELTATAPIVGSALATFMKGGDSIGPNTLTRMYNLHVGILPVTMILLIGLHIAILRIHGVSELSFEDPRKRPGGSVRLASALPGVRLIALLAAIGALAAIMMAVRNPFPVKMITYELSYESSRVFWMVGSVILATTAVLLHHGHTYGLLLWLFVGILSMGKLVFDLAVNEAANQAVWIMAAVVLAVSVVYGAARHDRFIEGKGDDKPFSFYPDHLITELMIGTLLLFLLTLLSLVFPAELHEKANPLVTPEHIKPEWYFFFQFRLLKLTGLQAAVFMTGALAGLVVLWPWVDAVLQRLAPGKDIGVYVGIVAFVSFLVLTVWEAVV
- a CDS encoding Rieske (2Fe-2S) protein is translated as MSDRTPSQCPIDRKSAAPSRRVFFSTCLMVAGVVAGYGVGLWNFLQYLVPLRRHTPRREMFVGTLNDLKVGSSIMVKDPRGEEIALARISDDRNNPAAGFKALSSKCPHLGCRVHWDAGRGEFLCPCHNGVFDRNGVAVSGPPAKEKKNLSTFEVRVNRENGWVSIMVTGKGDYGV